A region of uncultured Desulfobacter sp. DNA encodes the following proteins:
- a CDS encoding DUF4198 domain-containing protein — MLHKLKTTGLALVLTLLSSNLIHAHSLWVNINESLAHPPGHVITSLGWGHALPLDDFLVSEAGAIEIERYSLVGPDNSISPIALPVLNQEHANNSKTGMTIVPGDLGLRKISLTDKTMPGTYQVAVESKATYFTGYMDAKGKQKMITKPMDEIKGAKSFNFSTRYKAVGKSYFGIEKWTQPQPMGYDLEIMPDTDMSNVKAGDLVKFTVTLKGKPLTCDMQGMNYLHMTSNTFGGPDKYMLAAYIMDGKAQIRVPTPGAWVASVMVKKVVTKDNELKDLASKCQSIYYGSTVSFTAKP, encoded by the coding sequence ATGTTACACAAGTTAAAAACAACCGGTTTAGCCCTTGTCCTGACTTTACTTTCATCGAACTTAATCCATGCGCACTCATTGTGGGTCAACATCAACGAGTCCCTTGCCCATCCCCCGGGACATGTCATCACAAGCCTGGGATGGGGACATGCCCTGCCCCTGGATGATTTTCTGGTCTCCGAGGCCGGTGCCATCGAAATTGAGAGATACAGCCTGGTGGGGCCGGACAATTCCATATCCCCCATTGCTTTGCCTGTCTTGAACCAGGAACATGCCAATAACTCCAAAACCGGAATGACTATTGTGCCCGGAGACCTGGGTTTGCGTAAAATTTCCCTGACGGATAAGACCATGCCCGGTACCTACCAGGTTGCGGTTGAATCCAAAGCCACCTATTTTACCGGCTATATGGATGCCAAGGGTAAGCAAAAGATGATTACCAAACCCATGGACGAAATAAAAGGGGCGAAATCCTTTAACTTCAGCACCCGATATAAAGCCGTGGGCAAATCCTATTTCGGCATTGAAAAATGGACCCAGCCCCAACCCATGGGATATGATCTTGAAATTATGCCCGACACCGACATGAGCAATGTCAAGGCCGGTGACCTGGTGAAATTCACGGTCACGCTCAAGGGAAAACCTTTGACCTGCGATATGCAGGGCATGAATTATCTTCACATGACCTCCAATACTTTCGGCGGCCCGGACAAATACATGCTCGCAGCATATATCATGGATGGCAAGGCCCAAATTCGGGTGCCAACCCCCGGAGCCTGGGTCGCCTCGGTCATGGTCAAAAAAGTGGTGACAAAGGACAATGAACTCAAAGATCTGGCCTCGAAGTGCCAGTCCATTTACTACGGATCCACGGTGTCATTTACGGCAAAGCCCTGA
- a CDS encoding TonB-dependent receptor yields the protein MNRKKSVLFLCLLGWGLFLPANLWSEETGQEKQATKHETITVTANKMEEDVQDVPQSITILDEVVLEEKGITDIPDVIRNIPNMYVSEGVHGNAVSFRGLNPSMFTNNNPVVIYLDGVPIINRYGFDASLANVERVEILRGPQGTLYGKDAIGGVINIVTKQPENAWHGMAGAEYGSYNYMQGIFNLNGSLVENKLFAGINGKYEQDDGWIENTYPGMDSAGNEAENMQLSGYFLYTPTDRLTARVTLAMNNQSDSWCNGYALPGGSFLSDFSRDDAENVSYDVPTTVDKDTFSQSLHVSYAFDAMTLTSTTTHSFLDIDGDHDADYGDNPDYAGLKQYSYNEVDGYTQELRLSSNNDSGIRWVGGLYCDIENEDTGPYGMEFPYYDTTGTIFYGNYEMNAVSETDSSTRAVFGQAMVPLGERFELTVGGRYQHIEKEMDFNMYYLPVGTTGPASFSYNAEKTWDVFLPKAALKYSLSKDWNTYVSYSHGYMPGGFNYFASSGTGEENSFEPEKSVNYELGVKGNIDRFRMSVAVFYMDIEDIHVYKSVGTGLFYTSNADSAHSQGIELEVAYRLTDTIELNGAFSVIEAEYDTYDAGGGIVHDGEDIPSTPAYTATAGISFRHPGGFYSRVDLRAVGETSFYDDVNNTSVTEDEYIVLDAKVGYQTGAWDFYVYGKNLTDEAYVEDFMSTTSMAMVDYGDPLTVGAGIRYRF from the coding sequence ATGAACCGGAAAAAAAGTGTGCTGTTCTTATGTCTGCTGGGCTGGGGGCTATTTTTGCCGGCCAACCTGTGGAGTGAAGAGACAGGGCAGGAAAAACAGGCGACCAAACATGAAACCATCACTGTTACAGCCAATAAAATGGAAGAAGATGTCCAGGATGTTCCCCAAAGCATAACGATTCTGGATGAGGTGGTTCTGGAAGAAAAAGGCATTACCGATATCCCGGATGTGATCAGAAATATCCCCAACATGTATGTTTCCGAAGGGGTTCATGGAAACGCTGTGAGTTTCAGGGGGCTGAATCCGTCCATGTTTACAAACAACAATCCGGTGGTCATTTATCTGGATGGCGTACCCATTATCAACCGGTATGGCTTTGACGCCTCCCTGGCCAATGTGGAACGGGTTGAAATCTTGCGCGGCCCCCAGGGAACGCTTTACGGCAAGGATGCCATCGGCGGGGTAATCAATATCGTTACCAAGCAACCGGAGAATGCGTGGCATGGCATGGCAGGCGCCGAATACGGCAGTTACAACTATATGCAGGGGATCTTCAACCTGAACGGCTCTCTGGTTGAAAATAAACTTTTCGCCGGAATTAACGGCAAATACGAACAGGATGACGGCTGGATCGAAAATACCTACCCCGGCATGGATTCCGCCGGCAATGAAGCGGAAAATATGCAGTTAAGCGGTTATTTTCTGTATACCCCCACTGACCGGTTGACCGCCAGAGTGACACTTGCCATGAACAACCAGAGTGATTCATGGTGCAATGGATATGCGCTGCCCGGCGGATCTTTCTTGAGCGATTTCAGCCGGGATGATGCCGAAAACGTCAGTTATGACGTGCCCACCACCGTTGATAAGGACACTTTTTCCCAGAGCCTGCATGTGAGCTATGCCTTTGACGCCATGACCCTGACATCAACCACCACCCACAGTTTTCTGGATATAGACGGTGATCACGATGCCGATTACGGCGACAACCCCGATTATGCCGGACTCAAACAGTATAGTTACAACGAGGTGGATGGCTATACCCAGGAACTGCGCCTGTCCAGCAACAATGACAGCGGTATCCGCTGGGTAGGCGGTCTCTATTGCGACATTGAAAATGAAGATACAGGCCCGTATGGTATGGAGTTCCCCTATTATGACACCACCGGGACAATCTTTTACGGAAATTATGAAATGAATGCCGTATCTGAAACGGACAGCAGCACCCGTGCCGTATTTGGCCAGGCCATGGTGCCCCTGGGGGAACGGTTTGAATTGACCGTGGGCGGCCGGTACCAGCATATTGAAAAGGAAATGGATTTCAATATGTATTACCTGCCGGTGGGAACCACCGGACCCGCTTCTTTTTCTTACAACGCCGAAAAAACCTGGGATGTTTTTCTGCCCAAGGCAGCTCTGAAATACAGTCTGAGTAAAGACTGGAATACCTATGTATCCTATTCCCACGGCTATATGCCCGGCGGATTTAATTACTTTGCCTCCTCGGGTACGGGGGAAGAAAACAGCTTTGAGCCCGAAAAGTCGGTAAACTACGAGCTTGGTGTCAAGGGAAACATTGACCGATTCCGGATGTCTGTTGCCGTGTTTTACATGGATATCGAAGATATTCATGTATACAAATCCGTGGGGACAGGCCTTTTTTATACATCCAATGCCGACAGTGCCCATTCCCAGGGAATTGAACTGGAGGTTGCCTATCGGCTCACAGATACCATTGAGCTGAACGGCGCTTTTAGCGTGATCGAAGCGGAATATGACACCTATGACGCCGGGGGCGGGATCGTCCATGACGGAGAGGATATCCCCTCAACACCGGCCTATACTGCAACGGCCGGTATTTCTTTCCGGCATCCCGGTGGCTTTTATTCCCGTGTGGATTTGCGGGCAGTGGGAGAAACTTCTTTCTATGATGATGTCAACAACACAAGTGTAACAGAAGATGAGTATATCGTCCTGGATGCCAAGGTGGGATATCAGACCGGGGCCTGGGATTTTTATGTGTATGGAAAAAATCTCACCGATGAGGCCTATGTGGAGGATTTCATGTCCACTACGTCAATGGCGATGGTTGACTACGGTGATCCCCTCACCGTTGGTGCCGGTATCCGGTATCGGTTTTAG
- a CDS encoding AraC family transcriptional regulator: protein MDQAIPLNFDTIALEFNYDDFITYHGEKLFSHTEPEPNELFWHCPRELGCGSFQRIKIRPGFDLWLTDCAFCRDIIFQNYKTPVTIQFNFTLSGHYRIRLDGDRDVKRFFGEFQGISFYNTPCSFCKVLHDVPARSISLTLQPDVFASCFEDHMTLMPPVIHKMMTQDMETGYLYQSAIIPAIREVIHQILGCPYHGIARKLFFESKALELLSLQLHQICDSSSLDHSCPRMHPQDKRQIADVRQILDKSLEAPPCLKDLARTAGMSHPKLNRCFKEMYGMTVFQYIRTERLNRAKSMLQQDGYSVTETAFHVGYDSVSHFSQAYKKQFGASPSDSVRLMG from the coding sequence TTGGACCAAGCAATACCCCTGAACTTTGATACAATCGCCCTGGAGTTCAACTATGACGATTTTATCACCTATCACGGAGAAAAATTATTTTCCCATACCGAACCCGAGCCCAATGAATTATTCTGGCACTGTCCACGGGAACTTGGGTGCGGCAGTTTCCAGAGGATAAAGATACGGCCCGGATTTGACCTGTGGCTGACAGACTGTGCCTTTTGCCGGGATATCATTTTTCAAAATTATAAGACCCCGGTAACCATCCAGTTCAACTTTACCCTGTCCGGCCACTATCGTATCCGTCTTGACGGGGATCGGGATGTCAAACGGTTTTTCGGGGAATTTCAAGGCATCAGCTTTTACAACACCCCCTGCTCCTTTTGCAAGGTGCTCCATGATGTTCCCGCACGAAGCATCTCCCTAACCCTTCAACCGGATGTTTTTGCATCCTGCTTTGAAGACCACATGACACTGATGCCGCCCGTGATCCACAAAATGATGACCCAGGATATGGAAACCGGTTATCTGTACCAAAGCGCAATCATACCGGCCATTCGGGAGGTCATACATCAGATCCTCGGGTGCCCTTACCATGGCATTGCCCGCAAGCTGTTTTTTGAAAGCAAAGCGTTGGAACTTCTTTCTCTTCAACTGCATCAGATATGCGACAGCTCTTCTTTAGACCATTCGTGCCCGAGAATGCACCCCCAGGATAAAAGACAGATCGCAGACGTTCGACAGATTCTTGACAAAAGCCTGGAAGCTCCGCCCTGCCTGAAGGATCTGGCAAGAACAGCCGGAATGTCCCATCCCAAACTCAACCGGTGTTTCAAAGAGATGTATGGGATGACGGTTTTCCAGTACATCCGGACCGAGCGGCTTAACAGGGCAAAAAGCATGCTCCAGCAGGACGGGTATTCAGTGACGGAAACGGCATTTCATGTGGGATACGATTCGGTGAGCCATTTTTCCCAGGCCTATAAAAAACAATTCGGCGCTTCCCCCAGTGATTCGGTGAGGCTGATGGGCTGA
- a CDS encoding ABC transporter ATP-binding protein, translated as MKKNEIKRGLWAIMNPVMPWIYTAMGAAALGTISSIVSIYFMAGALNAVMMKSPAAVLGHSFDLWLLLILIAVLVIVSFTCRQAGFLISHLGAFRLEQILRTRLSDHLAKLPLGFITNSGSGTLKKVIVDDVNMLHAFVADSTPFVGKSLAGPVMSLVMMFIIDWRLALVSIAVLLFGGIFMALSMRDSEALRNRYDESQEMINSAVIEFVQAMPVVRTFDVGTSSFKRYTKALEEFRAAVKSWYDYSGTASRMGILILSPMPTLLAVTAAGIYFISIGTLAFPYFIALLMISTGMADAMMPLMWLNNFIKKSEAGAFRIQDIMAMKTMPAAEQPQKPEDASVVFDKVCFRYENRDRYALQDVSFEVPEGTVTALVGPSGAGKTTVARLIPRFWDVEKGSIRIGGTDIRNMRAETLMSHASFVFQDTFLFNDTIANNIRLAKPDASDQEIHGAAKASQIHDFICSLPDGYETVAGDRGLRLSGGQKQRITIARAILRNAPIVVLDEATAFADPENEEEIIRAVSSLMKGKTVIIIAHRLSTIRDVDQIVVFDKGMIAEKGRHEELIDNNGIYAVLWKNYEQAQAWNLHQ; from the coding sequence ATGAAAAAAAACGAAATAAAACGGGGGCTGTGGGCGATCATGAATCCGGTCATGCCCTGGATTTATACGGCAATGGGTGCCGCCGCCCTGGGCACCATCAGTTCCATTGTCAGTATCTATTTCATGGCAGGCGCTTTGAACGCCGTTATGATGAAAAGTCCTGCGGCGGTATTGGGACACAGCTTTGATCTCTGGCTGCTGCTGATTCTGATTGCCGTTCTGGTCATCGTCAGTTTTACGTGCCGGCAGGCAGGTTTTCTTATTTCCCACCTGGGCGCTTTCCGGCTTGAGCAGATTCTTAGAACCCGGCTCTCGGACCATCTGGCCAAACTGCCCCTGGGGTTTATTACCAACAGCGGTTCAGGCACACTGAAAAAAGTCATTGTGGACGATGTGAACATGCTCCACGCCTTTGTAGCGGACAGCACTCCTTTTGTGGGCAAAAGCCTTGCCGGGCCGGTGATGTCTCTTGTCATGATGTTCATCATTGACTGGCGGCTCGCCCTGGTCAGCATCGCTGTTCTGCTTTTTGGCGGGATCTTCATGGCTCTGTCCATGCGGGACAGTGAAGCGCTCAGAAACAGGTATGATGAAAGCCAGGAGATGATCAACTCGGCTGTTATTGAGTTTGTCCAGGCCATGCCGGTGGTCAGGACCTTTGATGTGGGAACAAGTTCCTTTAAGCGGTACACAAAGGCCCTGGAGGAGTTCAGGGCCGCGGTCAAGTCGTGGTATGACTATTCGGGAACCGCATCCAGGATGGGGATATTGATCTTAAGCCCCATGCCGACCCTTTTGGCGGTAACAGCCGCAGGTATCTATTTTATCTCCATAGGAACCCTTGCCTTCCCCTATTTCATTGCGCTCTTGATGATCAGCACCGGTATGGCCGATGCCATGATGCCGCTGATGTGGCTTAATAACTTTATTAAAAAATCCGAAGCCGGCGCTTTCAGGATTCAGGACATCATGGCCATGAAAACCATGCCGGCGGCGGAGCAGCCCCAGAAGCCCGAAGATGCATCCGTGGTCTTTGACAAGGTCTGCTTCAGGTACGAAAACAGGGACCGCTATGCCCTGCAGGATGTCAGCTTTGAAGTCCCGGAAGGCACGGTAACCGCTCTTGTCGGGCCTTCCGGTGCCGGCAAAACCACCGTGGCAAGATTGATACCCAGATTCTGGGATGTTGAAAAGGGAAGTATCCGGATCGGCGGTACCGACATACGCAATATGCGCGCCGAAACATTGATGAGCCATGCCTCCTTTGTATTCCAGGATACCTTTTTATTCAATGACACCATTGCAAATAATATCCGGCTTGCCAAACCGGATGCCTCTGACCAAGAGATCCATGGGGCGGCAAAGGCATCACAGATCCATGATTTTATCTGTTCACTTCCCGACGGCTATGAAACCGTTGCCGGGGACAGGGGATTGCGGCTTTCAGGCGGGCAGAAGCAGAGAATCACCATAGCAAGGGCAATTTTACGAAACGCACCCATCGTCGTGCTTGACGAGGCCACGGCCTTTGCCGATCCGGAAAACGAGGAGGAGATCATCAGGGCGGTTTCAAGCCTGATGAAAGGCAAAACCGTTATCATCATCGCCCACAGACTGTCCACCATAAGAGATGTGGACCAGATCGTTGTTTTTGACAAAGGCATGATTGCCGAAAAGGGGCGTCATGAAGAGCTGATCGACAACAATGGTATCTACGCAGTGCTCTGGAAAAACTACGAGCAGGCCCAGGCGTGGAACCTTCACCAATAA
- a CDS encoding ABC transporter ATP-binding protein, which produces MDSKQKPVTIMESYKAAQTVAGENSPEYKKSMLLFVAAFTAEGLAYLCFFPLLACLSDAKPLIGSAALWLCVMFVMVVLELYFRWRGHDFDFKGTIVDVAHRLRLNLGEKLKVMPQERLYSYKTGTLNNIFSVGVEYCVLSMGIVSSVIIQTVIPPVLLIVVTFFIEWRLAVAMLVLFCIAVPVQKWQRSGSSKGKKACGLALARVESDVLEYVQGLPVLRSANQTGERSASLQSALQNHRNVQTKVALEIVAPMVLMAGIVEIGLLAVLTMGVFLITKGSLTLSVAAALLVIISRFSEPLSLFSSLTQVFDIVDAALVRITELLSIKPLEVSSEPTVPGQFDIEFKQVSFAYAGQDQYALQDVSFFIPAGKLTALVGPSGSGKTTITKLIMRYADPRKGTVKIGGIDLRQIRQEDLMKNVSVVFQDVYLFDDTILNNIRMGNPDASDEQVRAAAQKAFCHEFIDRLPNGYNTVVGDIGGALSGGEKQRISIARAILKDAAIVMLDEPTAALDTQSEVAVQKAINTLVADKTVIVIAHRLSTIAGADNILVVENGTIAEQGTHTQLMTLQKRYASMWDAQQRTKQWNIAAA; this is translated from the coding sequence ATGGATTCGAAACAAAAACCTGTCACCATTATGGAATCATATAAGGCCGCTCAAACTGTAGCAGGCGAGAACAGTCCCGAATACAAAAAAAGCATGCTCTTGTTTGTAGCCGCTTTTACGGCCGAAGGACTGGCATATCTGTGTTTTTTCCCGCTGCTCGCCTGCCTTTCCGATGCAAAGCCGTTGATTGGCAGTGCTGCATTATGGCTTTGTGTCATGTTTGTAATGGTGGTTTTGGAGCTGTATTTCAGATGGCGCGGGCATGACTTTGATTTTAAGGGAACCATCGTGGATGTTGCCCACAGGCTGCGCCTTAATCTGGGAGAAAAACTTAAGGTGATGCCCCAGGAAAGGCTCTATTCGTATAAAACCGGGACATTGAATAATATATTTTCCGTTGGTGTTGAATACTGTGTACTGTCCATGGGGATTGTCAGTTCCGTTATCATACAGACGGTTATTCCGCCGGTTCTTTTAATTGTTGTCACCTTTTTTATTGAATGGCGGCTGGCCGTGGCCATGCTTGTGCTTTTCTGTATTGCCGTACCGGTTCAAAAGTGGCAGAGAAGCGGATCAAGCAAAGGGAAAAAAGCGTGTGGCCTAGCCTTGGCACGGGTGGAGTCCGATGTGCTTGAATATGTCCAGGGCCTGCCGGTTCTGCGTTCTGCAAACCAGACCGGGGAACGCTCCGCCAGCCTGCAAAGCGCGTTGCAGAACCACAGAAATGTGCAGACAAAGGTGGCTCTTGAGATTGTCGCACCCATGGTTCTGATGGCCGGAATCGTGGAGATCGGCCTTCTGGCGGTTTTGACCATGGGCGTGTTTTTGATAACAAAAGGCAGTCTGACGCTGTCTGTGGCCGCTGCACTGCTGGTGATTATCTCGCGTTTCAGCGAACCCCTGTCTTTATTTTCAAGCCTGACCCAGGTTTTTGATATTGTGGATGCAGCTTTAGTCCGAATCACCGAACTGCTTTCGATAAAACCATTGGAGGTCTCTTCTGAGCCAACCGTTCCCGGACAATTTGACATTGAGTTCAAACAGGTTTCTTTTGCCTATGCCGGGCAGGATCAATATGCCCTGCAGGATGTCTCGTTCTTTATTCCCGCCGGAAAGCTTACGGCGCTTGTGGGCCCGTCCGGTTCCGGAAAAACCACCATCACCAAGCTGATCATGCGTTACGCCGATCCCCGGAAAGGTACCGTGAAAATAGGCGGTATCGATCTCAGACAGATCAGACAGGAAGATTTAATGAAAAACGTGTCAGTGGTGTTCCAGGATGTTTATCTGTTTGATGATACGATCCTGAACAATATCAGGATGGGAAACCCGGATGCGTCGGACGAACAGGTGCGGGCAGCGGCACAAAAGGCGTTCTGCCATGAGTTCATTGACCGTTTGCCAAACGGATATAATACGGTGGTGGGGGATATCGGAGGCGCCCTGTCCGGCGGGGAAAAGCAGCGGATAAGCATCGCAAGGGCCATACTCAAAGATGCCGCCATTGTCATGCTGGACGAACCGACTGCCGCATTGGATACCCAAAGCGAAGTGGCCGTTCAAAAGGCCATCAACACACTGGTTGCAGACAAAACCGTGATTGTGATTGCCCACCGCCTGTCCACCATTGCCGGGGCCGACAACATCCTGGTGGTGGAAAACGGCACCATCGCAGAACAGGGAACACACACCCAATTAATGACACTGCAAAAACGGTACGCGTCCATGTGGGATGCCCAACAGAGAACAAAGCAGTGGAATATCGCCGCCGCTTGA
- a CDS encoding class I SAM-dependent methyltransferase: MTQKIRIKTGTVEETLLLPLWGRAYETQKSDPQLVDENAVKIIGQIDYDFSDIEKTQAMSQHGWVARSLHTDKMALEFIEKYPEATIVNIGCGLDTTFSRIDNGRMMYYELDLPDVIALRNNFYEDSDRHKSIASSFLDTRWFEQIRVRDGLLFLAGGVFCYFEEKQIKDFFIKVADYFKQCDFFFDVLSPMGMKFAKKQVLKKGGMGMSMEGGWGLKPVSSLENWDERIKVIDTFSMSKGIKKGVPLSFKLMSAISDMLGVCAMVHMRIQTRISQEKNT; encoded by the coding sequence ATGACCCAGAAAATACGAATTAAAACAGGTACTGTTGAGGAGACGCTTTTACTGCCTTTATGGGGCCGGGCATATGAAACGCAAAAAAGCGACCCGCAGCTGGTTGATGAAAACGCTGTAAAGATTATCGGTCAAATTGATTATGATTTTTCAGATATAGAAAAGACCCAGGCCATGTCCCAGCATGGCTGGGTCGCACGCAGCCTGCACACAGACAAAATGGCTCTTGAATTTATAGAAAAATACCCTGAAGCGACAATTGTCAATATCGGCTGCGGGCTGGACACCACCTTCAGCCGAATCGACAATGGCAGGATGATGTATTACGAGCTTGACCTGCCCGATGTGATTGCACTGAGAAACAATTTTTATGAAGACAGCGACAGACATAAAAGCATTGCGTCTTCATTTCTGGATACCCGGTGGTTTGAACAGATAAGAGTCCGGGACGGTTTACTGTTTCTGGCCGGCGGCGTGTTCTGCTATTTCGAAGAAAAACAGATCAAAGACTTTTTTATTAAAGTGGCGGATTATTTCAAGCAGTGTGATTTCTTCTTTGATGTGCTGTCACCCATGGGAATGAAATTTGCGAAAAAGCAGGTTCTCAAAAAAGGCGGCATGGGGATGTCCATGGAGGGCGGATGGGGACTGAAACCTGTATCATCCCTTGAAAATTGGGATGAAAGGATAAAAGTAATTGACACCTTCTCCATGTCCAAAGGGATAAAAAAAGGCGTTCCCCTGTCGTTTAAACTCATGTCGGCCATCTCGGATATGCTGGGTGTATGCGCCATGGTGCATATGAGAATTCAGACAAGAATCAGTCAAGAAAAAAACACCTGA
- a CDS encoding helix-turn-helix domain-containing protein yields MTDCIQTKADVIYPVAGQLGELVFKINGKEKKYCIGPNANTIGFLKGVWGRMDIDSGLPVTCVELHIDPRLLSSYLPEQLIDDAPGDKQIRLLQKQEFISFPLDPQLRKIALEILNPPPVNGPALELFYQSRAMLLLSRQVELFCQNLPKCQAGPSKPEIKGGLAQAKSILTADFLNPPTIPVLARRCGLNEFTLKKEFKRTFNSTIFTFVQKLKMEQAWTLIKEENHSVSQAANAVGYVNVSHFAHAFKKHFNINPGALKKECATGVYSSM; encoded by the coding sequence ATGACCGATTGCATTCAGACAAAAGCCGATGTTATCTATCCGGTTGCCGGACAGTTGGGCGAACTTGTTTTTAAAATTAATGGTAAGGAAAAAAAATACTGCATTGGACCCAACGCCAATACCATTGGATTCCTTAAAGGAGTATGGGGACGGATGGACATTGATTCCGGCCTGCCTGTCACCTGTGTGGAACTGCACATTGATCCACGTCTTCTGAGCAGTTATCTGCCTGAACAGCTTATTGATGATGCACCGGGGGACAAACAGATCCGGCTTTTGCAAAAACAGGAATTTATATCTTTCCCTCTGGATCCGCAGTTGAGAAAAATCGCTCTGGAAATCCTGAATCCGCCGCCGGTTAATGGCCCTGCCCTTGAGTTATTTTATCAAAGCCGGGCTATGCTTCTTCTCTCCCGACAGGTGGAATTGTTCTGCCAAAATCTCCCAAAGTGTCAGGCAGGCCCTTCAAAGCCCGAAATCAAAGGCGGACTGGCCCAGGCAAAATCTATTTTGACGGCGGATTTCCTGAATCCGCCCACCATCCCTGTGCTGGCCAGGCGCTGCGGCCTCAATGAATTCACCTTGAAAAAAGAGTTCAAACGGACCTTTAATTCCACCATTTTCACCTTTGTCCAAAAGTTGAAAATGGAACAGGCCTGGACCCTGATCAAAGAGGAAAACCATTCAGTGTCCCAAGCGGCAAATGCTGTTGGGTATGTCAATGTCAGCCATTTTGCACATGCCTTTAAAAAACATTTCAACATCAACCCCGGAGCACTGAAAAAAGAATGTGCAACCGGAGTATACTCAAGTATGTGA
- a CDS encoding response regulator — protein sequence MKILIVDDTKLSRAMILKRIPDNVKNSSKIFLGTNGREAVELYKEIKPDITFLDLTMPEMDGFEALEIIRAHDPDAQVYVITADIQAKARERIMALGAKGIEKKPIDESRIVQILATIQ from the coding sequence ATGAAAATTTTGATTGTTGACGATACGAAACTATCAAGAGCTATGATTTTAAAACGCATCCCTGACAATGTGAAAAACAGTTCAAAAATTTTCCTGGGAACGAATGGCAGGGAAGCTGTGGAATTATACAAGGAGATCAAACCCGATATTACTTTTTTAGATTTGACCATGCCGGAAATGGATGGTTTCGAAGCCCTTGAAATCATCCGCGCCCACGATCCGGATGCTCAAGTCTATGTTATCACAGCCGATATCCAGGCTAAGGCCAGGGAGCGAATTATGGCATTAGGCGCAAAAGGCATCGAAAAAAAACCCATAGATGAAAGTCGTATAGTACAAATCCTTGCTACTATTCAATGA
- a CDS encoding diguanylate cyclase yields the protein MTFVKTDILDALENGVIITDKDLKLLFWNRWLSVRTGISQEKAQGKSLPELFPDTSFSILKRKIRIAFTLKSPSFMNASVEKYVIPIKLKKITKSIFRFMRQDCVINTLDDTHVAILIYDATPLLEANAIIETQLKIEEKQARTDGLTQCYNKTMFNKLLSIEIKKGNRHGYTFSMIILDIDNFKSVNDTFGHLVGDYVLKQVATICSQNIREGDVFARWGGEEFCILLPQTTLKNAIAVADKLRRIVDAHDFGEAGRQQCSFGVAEYPKNNQQAALVRQADEALYHAKHNGKNRVAAYLDDQNFTLTP from the coding sequence GTGACCTTTGTAAAAACTGACATTCTTGATGCTCTGGAAAATGGGGTTATCATTACAGATAAGGATTTGAAGTTACTGTTCTGGAATAGGTGGCTGTCCGTTCGTACAGGGATCAGTCAAGAAAAAGCACAAGGAAAGAGCTTGCCAGAATTGTTTCCAGATACTTCATTTTCCATCCTAAAACGAAAAATCCGTATCGCGTTCACTCTAAAATCCCCGTCTTTCATGAACGCATCCGTGGAAAAATACGTTATTCCAATCAAACTGAAAAAAATTACTAAATCTATTTTTCGCTTCATGCGCCAGGATTGCGTTATCAATACCCTGGATGACACCCACGTTGCCATTCTGATATATGATGCCACTCCATTACTGGAAGCAAATGCAATTATTGAGACTCAACTCAAGATAGAGGAAAAACAGGCTCGTACTGACGGTCTTACCCAATGTTACAACAAAACAATGTTTAATAAGCTTCTATCTATAGAAATAAAAAAAGGGAACCGTCATGGCTACACCTTTTCCATGATTATTTTAGACATTGATAATTTTAAATCAGTGAATGACACTTTTGGACATTTGGTTGGGGATTATGTTCTTAAACAGGTAGCAACCATTTGCTCCCAAAACATCAGGGAAGGAGATGTCTTTGCCAGATGGGGAGGAGAAGAGTTTTGTATTCTACTTCCTCAAACCACGTTAAAAAATGCGATTGCCGTAGCAGACAAGCTCAGACGGATTGTGGACGCCCACGATTTTGGAGAAGCAGGTCGTCAGCAATGCAGTTTTGGTGTGGCTGAATATCCCAAGAATAACCAGCAAGCCGCTCTGGTTCGCCAAGCTGATGAAGCTTTATACCATGCCAAACACAATGGAAAAAATCGGGTAGCCGCATACCTGGACGACCAAAATTTTACCCTAACGCCCTGA